TGAATATTTCGAAGTTGCAGAGTCGGAAGCAATCAAAGCCGCAAGAGGTGCGCGTTTCCTTTATTTGGATGGCGTGGCAATTAACAAGATGGTCGTTCTGTACAATGAAAGTTGCATTGAGCTCAATGCAAGGAACCTCGACAGCAGAAAGAGCGCAATATTTGACCCGGAATCCGGGATGCTGAGCGACATTCGCGAGCTTGAATCTCAGCGAGGCccagcctttttcaatatgAGCTCTGTCAAACAAGACATTTCCTTAAATAGTCAGGACCATCAGTCTGCGTCTAGAGAGCCTCTTCCAAGCAACCATGAGGACAGTGCCAAATTACACCCAACAAAACCAATTAGCCTACCCAAAATTGAGACGCGCCGCAATTTCAAGTACCATGGGAAGGAAGAAGGAGTTATCGAGCTAATCGAAGAAGACTTCGACTTGGACCTGTCTAACCGTATCGAAGAGATGTCCCAAATCTCGATCTGTGACGAATACAATGGGAAAAACATCACCGTAGCCGAGTCGGCGTTTCTCCAGCACCTAGCTTTCAGGCATACTGAAATGCTGCGCGAGACTTCACGCAGCCTGAACGAGAAACATCaaacaaagttcttcaatgaAGTGAAACTCGACTCTAAGGACCGGGAAATTTGGGGCCAAGGATGTCATCATGATTGGAGGTTTTTTAGGTCTATTACTCCCCAACAGCAACGGCTGCAAGTGTTACATCGAATGACGCGAGCTTGGCAGAGTTTCGCAAGTCATCAAAAAATCATCTACTGGTTGGCGCACGGGAACTTGTTGAGCTGGTTTTGGCAAGGAACTAACTTCGAATGGGACTACGATATTGACATACAGGTGCCTATGAGACACATGGAGTTTTTGTCTGCAAACTTCAACAATTCCATCATTATTTCAGACGACGAAGGATACGTTGGGAGGTACTACTTAGAAGTCAATCCGCTCTATGCTGACAAAAATCGTGGCTCGGGAATGAATGTGATTGATGCTCGCTTTATTGATGTTGACACAGGTCTCTATATCGATCTAACTTCAATATCCAATGTAGTGGACAGCGCAGGTTCCCATTTTGGCGACAAAAACTACCATTCTTACCAGTCCTTCAGCTACTTGAACCCTTTGCGAGAGACCATGTATGAAGGGTCTAAGACGTATATACCGGCCGCCGTTCAAAACATTTTGAGTGATGAATATCCTAGTGGGCTCTCCAAGATGGAATACAAAGACTACGTGTACAATAAAACTATATCTGGATGGATATCTAATTCAAAAAACCCTAACATGATCCCGGAGCCTCTAAAGATTATGTGGAAGCGCCACCAGCTCGAGATAGCAGCTCTGTGTCCTCTTGAAGGATTCAAAGACACTAAAAGTTGTAAGGATAGAACAACTTCTGAatcaggaaaaaaaaattgatGAAGGAATTCAAATCCAGATTAATCCATCATGCCATGCTAGAGGCTCCCCCTCTGGCGCTGAGGTATCTCGAAGTGTCCTGTCAATTGTTGAGACCAGTGTGCATCATTTACGATGTGGCACGACGCGTAAAATAATAGCGTTTCGCGTCGCACTCATCGACCAACTCCAAGTAAAAGCACAAGAAATAGCATAAACTTCATATAACCTAGTGCCTTGAGATCCGTTGATGGACTACGTCACTCAGCCTACTCAGCAGGCGACCCAAGCTACCCAAAAATATATCATTGAGAAGTTTAGCCAAGAGCAGATCGATGATGACATCGTATGTCGAATGATTTGTACGACGGGTCAGATACCTATCCGAGACCTACGCGCAGAGCTCCGAGATGTGGTTGGAAAGAAGGAGtccatcaagaagctttggaCGTTTGGTAGGAACCCTCAATGTGACTATCACCTAGGGAACACTTCACGGTTTTCAAACagacattttcaaatcaTGCTGGGAGAAGACGGGAACTTGCTCCTACGTGATACCTCTACCAACGGAACTTGGCTGAACGGGGAAAGGCTAGTCAAAGAGAGGAACCAAATTCTGTCTCAGGGTGATGAAATTACAGTCGGTTGGGGCGTCTCGCAGGATGTTTTGAGCTTGGTCGTGTTCATAAatgacaagttcaagcagAGACTCGAGGCCGCAAAGGCCCACGGTAGCAAATCAGCTAAGAGCCGTAGCTCTAGAGGAGCCTCCTCCAGTGCTCAACTCACGGGTATTCTACGAGACTACTCCATCAAAGACGAAGTCGTGGGCCAGGGCGCCTTTGCGACTGTTAAAAAGGCCATAGAAAGGAGAACTGGCAAGACACACGCAGTCAAAATCATCAATAAACGTAAAGTCATGGGGAATATGGATGGCGTGACGCGAGAGCTGGAAGTCCTGAGAAGACTAAACCACCCACGGATTGTTAGCCTCAAAGGCTTCTACGAAGACAAAGAAAGCTATTACTTGGTCATGGAGTTTGTATCAGGAGGCGACCTCATGGACTTTGTTGCCGCCCACGGGTCTGTGGGTGAAGATGCAGGGCGCGAAATTACGCGACAAGTCTTGGAGGCTGTTAAATAC
This is a stretch of genomic DNA from Lachancea thermotolerans CBS 6340 chromosome D complete sequence. It encodes these proteins:
- a CDS encoding KLTH0D11220p (weakly similar to uniprot|P36044 Saccharomyces cerevisiae YKL201C MNN4 Putative positive regulator of mannosylphosphate transferase (Mnn6p), involved in mannosylphosphorylation of N-linked oligosaccharides; expression increases in late-logarithmic and stationary growth phases), with product MKLTRRPQRPIKALKRAPYYLASIALLYIVFGIAIKHGSNEPRAPSAQESSSFSKKDYYENFLQRLPVSRMGQDSISQINFETRAGSRRFTQKDELGKTLVPARSGHEVEPGREVLLPVASSFRQWERSLSTEERWSHSLAATMAFVSKLVRMGFKHPVVPFSWRDWHDTSEITKTKVSGLSSEYFEVAESEAIKAARGARFLYLDGVAINKMVVLYNESCIELNARNLDSRKSAIFDPESGMLSDIRELESQRGPAFFNMSSVKQDISLNSQDHQSASREPLPSNHEDSAKLHPTKPISLPKIETRRNFKYHGKEEGVIELIEEDFDLDLSNRIEEMSQISICDEYNGKNITVAESAFLQHLAFRHTEMLRETSRSLNEKHQTKFFNEVKLDSKDREIWGQGCHHDWRFFRSITPQQQRLQVLHRMTRAWQSFASHQKIIYWLAHGNLLSWFWQGTNFEWDYDIDIQVPMRHMEFLSANFNNSIIISDDEGYVGRYYLEVNPLYADKNRGSGMNVIDARFIDVDTGLYIDLTSISNVVDSAGSHFGDKNYHSYQSFSYLNPLRETMYEGSKTYIPAAVQNILSDEYPSGLSKMEYKDYVYNKTISGWISNSKNPNMIPEPLKIMWKRHQLEIAALCPLEGFKDTKSCKDRTTSESGKKN